The genome window AGCATcacccagcacagggccaggctgAGTACAGCAGCAGTAAGGGTTTGTTGAATAGTTTCTGCCCTTGCATCCCgtgttctccctccttccttcccctggaCCCCATCTTTGTCTGTGtcaatctctctctgtctctctctgattctccatctttctctgcctctgtttgtctctctgtctcccatTCTCTCCCTTCtatcctcctctctccctgctccctaAACTCTGTCTCTCCTACCTGCCGCCTCAGGGGCCCCCATGGCGTCTGGACGATGGAGGAGCAGGGCCTGGCACCCAAGTTCGACACTACCTTCGAGAACGCGCGGCCCACGAAGACCCACATGGCCCTGGTACAGCTGGAGCGCGTGGGCCTCCTCCGCTTCCTGGTCAGCCAGAATGTGGACGGGCTGCATGTGCGCTCCGGCTTCCCCAGGTGCACCCGGTGTCCAGCCCTGCTTGGTCTTGGGTGGGCTGCCCCCTctgcaagcctcagtttcctcatctgtaaaatgggctttgATGGTAGCCCCTCCCTCTCAAGACCAATGTGGTGATTCAGCCGGGAGAAAggtttggtgcccagctgtcacTGCCAGCACCTCCTGGGCACCTATGGAGAACTGAGGAATCCCCTCCTCCTAGTCCCCAGGCGATTCCAGCCCTGATCCCTGCATCTCGCTCGGCCTGGGCTCCGGGGTCCCTCCTTCTCCACTAAgcatcttccttctcctcccacaGGGACAAGTTGGCAGAGCTTCACGGAAACATGTTTGTAGAAGAATGTGTCAAGTGTAAGACGTGAGTGCTGTGGAGGGTGCGGGCGGGCACACAGGGTGGGGACCACCCGGGGCGGGCTCTGTACAAGGGTCTCGAGAGGTGAACTAGAGACGAGGGcgtgacccccccccccagggtGGGACCTGGGGGCATGTCTTCCTCCTGGGGAGGTGTATTCACTTCCTGTGGCTGCTGGGACAAACTGCCATAAACTGAgtaacttaaaacaacagaaattgaggGTCTTACAGTTGCTGAAGCtacaagttcaaaatcaaggtgttggcagggccatgctccctctgaaacctgtCGGGAAGgacccttcctgcctcttccggCTTCCGGGAGCGGGTGGGTTCTGGGCGTGGCTCCCGCTGCTGGGTGGGCAGCCTCACAAGTGTGAGCATCTCGGAGGGAGAGGTGCACCGGGCTCCCCTGCAGCTGGAATATTTGAGACCAGTCGGGCCCCaactttaaaacattctttttctctctaaacttattttgaaaaaatttaaacctgTGGAAAACTCACAAGAACTTACAATGAACTCACACTTCACCTAGGCCAGGGGTCACAGACTTCCCACACGGGGCCAGATGGTAAATGTCTTCAGCTTTCTGGGCCAGACTCTGGCATGACCGTTGGCTCTGCCCTTGTAACATGAAAGCCACCGTAGGCAACACATCAAGGAATGGGCGTGGCTGTGTGCCAGTAAAACTGTTACAAAAGCAGGAAGCAGAGGGCCAGATTGGATCCTTgtggccatagtttgctgaccccgaACCTGGATTCACCAGTGTCACTATTTTGCCACGACttgtttctccttctctctctgtgttGCTAGGATTTGCTGTACTGTTCAAGGGGCAGATTTCCTCATCCTTTTCCCTTAAATCCTTGAGACATTTATCTCCCAGGAGACACAGTGCAGTTACTAAAGTCGGGAAATGTAAAAACCACAGAAGGCGATGATTCAATCCTCAGTCCATATTCCCAGTGTTCCCTGGTCCGGGATCCAACCCAGGGAGCCACTGTCAAGTCTCATCCATCTCCTTTATTTGGAATAGTCCCCACCTTTCTCAGTTTCCCCAGCAGTGGGCCTTTTGAAGAAGCCAGGCCAGCTGTTACATGGATGGAGGCCCCCCAGCGCCCCCAGACCCCCATGCTGGGTTTGCCAGATGTCTCCTTGTGTTTAGATTCTGGTTGTGTGGCCCCTGCTTTCCTGGGAGAACAGCTCCCCACAAAAAAACAAGAGGCATCCAGGTGGGGCCGCAGGGTGGgcacacaggagggagcaggcggtGGGCTGACTCACTTTTACCCCTGACACAGGCAGTACGTCCGGGACACCGTCGTGGGCAGCATGGGCCTGAAGGCCACCGGCCGGCTCTGCACAGTGGCCAAGTCAAGGGGGCTGCGGGCCTGCAGGTGAGCGGCCCTCCGCATGCCCTGGACCCCAGGAGAGGTGGTGTGTCTCCCTGCTGACTCCCCAACCCTCCATCGCAGGGGGGAGCTGAGAGACACCATCCTGGACTGGGAGGATGCCCTGCCTGACCGGGACCTGGCTCTCGCCGACGAGGCCAGCAGGTCTGATGGAAGACCAGCCcagggtggggctggtgggggagggagcagaAACAGCCAGCTGCAGCACAGGGGACACCAGGAAAGGATTCCAGAAAGAAGCAGCCCACACCCTCTTTGGGCCTTGCTTCCCCTGTAATAGTGGCAGCTCCTGTGTACTGAGCCCTCACACCCTGGCCCTGGCTAGAGGCCTTACACACACCTTCCTCATCACAGCCCAGGGTGGGGGCTGCTTGGggccattttacagacgaggaaactgaggctgccaCAAGTTGACTCCTCCATCCATGCTGCCCAGCCAGGAAGGGACTGAGCCAGGATTGGAACCCAGGAGTCCCACATCAGCAACTCTACCTCTGCCGACCCGGGTGGGAGGTTCAGGCAGAAGGGAGGCGGGAGGGGTAGGATTCAGGGCAGCTGAGGAATGCGGTGGCTGGGTGCCCTGCCGCCGGcttccccgcctccctccccccacgCCCCCCTACACACCCCAGCCTCACAGGGCAGGAGGAGGACTGCAGATACTCTTGCCAAGGGGCTCAGACTCATCATGCCTCCCGGGCCCCAGGAACGCGGACCTGTCCGTCACCCTGGGCACCTCCCTGCAAATCCGGCCTAGTGGGAACTTGCCACTGGCCACCAAGCGCCGCGGAGGCCGGCTGGTCATCGTCAACCTTCAGCCCACCAAGCATGTACGTTCCAGAGCCCGGCCCTGGCCCCTAACATTGCTGTGGGCCCCCACAAGCCTTCTCctgacctgcccccacccctgcaggaCCGTCATGCCGACCTGCGTATCCATGGCTATGTAGATGAGGTCATGATCCGGCTCATGAAACACCTGGGCCTTGAGATCCCGGCCTGGGATGGCCCCCGTGTGCTGGAGAGGGCGCTGccgcccctgccccgcccaccAGCCCCAAAGCTGGAGACCAAGGAGGAGCCCCCTGCCCAGCACAACGGCCAAGCACCTGCCAGTCCCAAGCAGGAGCCCACAGCGGAGCCCTCCGCCCAGCACAACGGCTCTGGGCCCGCCAGCCCCAAAAGGGAGCGGCTGGACAGTCCTGTCCCCCACAGGCCCCCCAAAAGAGTGAAGGCGGAGGTGGTTTCCAGCTGAccagggggcctggggagggcggGGCTTTTTATAGAAACtatggattcttttttttcttactggtCTCACTTTGTTACTTGTCTCTGTCCTTGGGGGGAGCCCTCAGGGCGCTGAGAGCTGGGCTCCAGACTCCGGGGCAGACTTGCCCTTCATTGCACCCCCCTTTAGCTCTGGGGGCCTGGGAAGGAGCATCCTCTCCCTAGACCCTGACCTTGGAGCTTACACCCCCGGCACCTGTTCCTCCCCCTAGCCCCAGCCCCTGACTCAGGATGTTCTTGGGAGGTGTGGCCAGGCCCTCTCTGGTTTCCAGCCTAAACAGGAATTAACTCCCTCTGCCCCCCAGGCCCTCATACTCCCCAACCCCTGCCTACTCCAAAATGGCCTTCATAGTCCCTCCACAAGGGAAAGGAGGCAGAGCCACCATTTAGGAGCCAAACTTCATGGCAGGACAGACAACAGAGGTTGCACTGCCTTCGGGGCTGGAGGGACAAAGAGGTGGGTCCACTTGGCTTCTACCAGGCTTCCAGAAAAGCCTTCAATGCAATAAAAGCAGAATTTCTTGCATCTGAATCTGTGTTTAACATCCACAACTTTGTGCCAGGTCCTAGTCCCTGGGAGCATGAGTGTGTGGTCCTCTCACCCCCTGGAACGTCTGCCAGCGCGTCCTTGCAATCTAGGCCTGGGGTGAAAGAGGGCCTTACCAGCAGCTGGCATTCCTTGAGCCCTAAGACTGTGGTTATTATCAGCGTTATTTCTTAATATGTGCCCTCTGCTACTAGGCTATGATCCCCTCTAAAGGGATGAGAGAGGTGGCGTCTCCTCTTCGCGATTGAAATCCTCGGGCACCTGCACAAAGCAGGCAGCGCTGCGGCGGGCGACGCGTTAAGGGAAGAGCGCAGGCGCAGTAGGGGAGGGATCAATCCTCCCCTGCTGCGATCTTAGGCGGGTCTCATCTCTTCCGACGCCTCCGTTTCCTCAACCGGTAAGCAAGCAGGGTGGACAGCCCGGGCCCCAGGAAGGCAAATGCCGCAGACCTTCCGCGGACACCCTTGAAGGGCCTCCGGGcccccccagagcctccagaaccCTGCGCTCCTGGCGCGCCCTGCGCGCCGCCGGTCGCCGCTCTCCAAGGTGCTGAAGACGCCTCTGGCGCCTCTGTTTTCGCTGCTCCAGCCTAAGAGTCCAAGGTCTCTCCACCTCACTCCTCTCCATTCTAGGCCCCCCAGTTCTTCCTTATGTAGGTTGGAGAGCCCCAGACTCTAATTCAGCCCCTACCTTACTCTGTCTCCACACCAGACGTGTTCTGtcaaaatacttttattaaaGATCACGGCAGTCTTAGAAAAAGGGGTAGCTGTGGGCCATGGCTGCCTGGAAGTTCAGAGCTCAGCCCGTGCTCCGGGACCAGCGTCCCTGCAGTCTTGGCTGGTTCCTCCCCACTGTGTgcgagggggcaggagggagtgcCTGGGGCGGGGATTTGTTGAGGCCTTGTATGTATATCTGTCTGGATCTGTGGATCAGTCTGTGTATGTCTTCCTGTCTCCTCCTGCACCTGGGTCTGTGTGTGTTTCTCAGGCTTTGTGGCCCTATGGTCACCCTGTGTCTGAGTGTCAGTTTCTGCATATGCCTGGGTCCCTGGGTCTGTAGCTGTGAGTCTATGCATCTCCGTCCTGGTATCTCCGCAAGGGTCTCTCCCTCACCTGAAATCCCTGGGCCTGTCACTGTCCACTGCAGCACCCTCGAGCAGAGGGGCCTGGGGGCATGTCCCCGTGGTGCTCACAGCTCCCCACCTGCCGCCTCCAGCCCCACTTGTCCTGGGCTGAGTGCTGGCTTAGGCGGAGCACAGTCCAGCAGAGTGGCCCGATCCAGCTCCTTCATCTCAGTGCCCTGGACCAGGGTCGAGTTGTCTAGATCCTCTGTCGAGTTGTCCACAGATGGCGTGTCCCGGGATCCCCAGTACCCCCCGGGGCTGCCTTGAGACCCTTCCTGAAGTACACCAGCCTCGGGCCAGGGTCCTGGGGCCTCGGAGCCTGGTGCGGCATCTGGGGCCACTCGAGATGCAGCGTCGTTGTGCAAAGTTCTGGAGAAAACTGAGCAAGGGTTGGGGAGGCatgagggctgggctgggtggggggTTGGTGTCCCTTATTTCCTTAGCTCCCAGCCTCAGGGAGCAGTTGCAAGGGGTCCAGTTCCCCAGAGACCCAGTATAGGGGCTGGGGAGCCAAGGGGAGTGTGCCCAcggtgaagcccagagaggttttGAGGGAGGACTGACCCATGTCCACCTACCTCGCACAGGTGTGAAGTCTCCGGGGCTCTCGGCTTTGTTGGAGGCGAAAGGGCTGATGGAAGGGAGGACGATGAGGGCGAAGGAAAAGAGCAGGACCTGGCAGAGATGGGGGCAGGGTCACCgcgtccctccccctcccctgtgaGCACACTCATCTCAGAGGcagggaaaccaaggcccagaagaCTGGATCATGCTTGAGCTGGGGCTCAGGGCCATTCTCCTActcacactcacctcctcccacaggccCCTTTGCCAAGGCTGAGGATCGCCTCGGAGCTAGGGGCCAGGACTCACCGCTATGCAGGTGCCTGTGTGAGCTGACTTGGTGGTGGACTGGACCACAATGGCCTGGAGTTTTTTCAGCTGCTCCAAGAGGGACCTTGGGGGAAATGGGTAGGCTTGGCTGAGCTCTACATGGCTGACTGGCTCCTTGTCCATTTTGTGATTCCCCCGCCCAGCTGAGGGCTGAGTTCTGAATCCCATACATCCCTCAAGGCCCCACTGATCTTAAAAGTCCCAGACCCTCCCTCTTTGCTCCTATCCCCTTCCTGCctcacctcctccttctctccccatctctcatTCTGCCCCAGACAAATAGCTCCCTCACTCTTCCTCCAACACACAAGCATTCCTGGCCCGGGGCCTTTGTACTAGCTGTTCCCTCTGTACCGAGGACACTGTTCCCCCAGGTCTTTTTGTAGCTGCTTCGTCCTTATCCATCAGGTGTCATCTCAAATATCACCTTATCTGATCTCTCTCTGTCTAAAACAGCCCCCTCTTACTTTTCTTCCCAGTGACAATCACTATTTGAAAggtcttttataatttttgtttgccTTGAGTATGTTTCCCACAACACTGAGTTCTTTAAGTGGAGGGGCtgtgtctgttttgctcactgtTGGGGTCCCAGTGTCCAGAACTATGCCTGGCACGTAGCAGATGCTAAATAAAAATGGACTGGGTGGATGTACCCCATAGACGGAATCACCTGCAGTTCTACACAACATACTCCTAGCCTTTGCCCATTCATATGCTAATTCCCCCACTGGGAGCATCTTCCATCAAGTGAACTCCTATACATCCTTCAAGGGCCCAAGTTCAAGTCCCCTCCTCTATGCAGCCTGCCCATTTCTAGGTGGAGCCCTTACCCCCTGATCTGCCCTGCCAACACACAGGCTATACCCCCATGTCCACCTCTCCTGCAAGAGACTGTGGAGCCAGCTCCCCTGTCCTCTGCCCCGGCTGGATGAAGACTCACAGGTTCTGCTTCTCAAGATGTAAGACCTTCCTCTGAAGCTCCTGGTTCTGGGCAGTACAGGCTGACATCCTGCAGGGGCAATGTCACAGAGACATTCAGAATATGCCTGTCATCAATAGGTCTAACTAGTATCTCTTTGTGAGGGTCCACTTTATAGGCAGGGAACCCAAGGCCAGAGAGGGGAAGTCATTCATCCAAAGGCACCCTGGTAAGTCTGTGACAAAACCAATATTCAAACACAGTTCTGCCTGGCTTCTAGGTACCATCTTTGCACGGATGTGGAGGCTTTATTCCAGCCTGAGCACCCAGGATTGGGAATGGAGTGCCATACTCAGGCAGTGATGCTTCCCGTATGCATACACCTGTGAATGTGGTCTTGGCCCAGACCACTCAGATGCAGAGTCAAAACTCTCAAATCCTGGCATGAGAATAGTTAGTCCTCATATCCCAACCAGGGAAGAGAATAAATTCCCCTACTAAAAGGCTCTCCTTCTAAATACATTATGGGATAAAGAAGAATCCACAGTGTAAATTAGGGAAGACCTAGGGACTGTATGGTAATGACAATGGTACAAATCCACATATGtaagatgcagctaaagcagtgctgagaggaaaATGAATAGCCTTAATACAGCTTAACCAGCTGAACGTACACATTTAAAAGTTAGTGAACAAACAACAGAATaaactccccaccaaaaaaaaaaatcagtgaaagacACAATAAAGCtaagagtagaaataaaagaactagaacACAAAAATACAGTGGggtgagaggaaagtccagaaattcattctttgaaaagaataataaaatagacaaactttTGGCAAGACTGACAAGGTAAAAAGCAAGAGAAGGCACAAATACACAATATGAGTTACTTAAAAGGGCATAACTATAGATTACTCAGAgcttaaaaataatagaagaaaaataatagaagaaaataatgaagaattTTATGTCAATATGTTTGAAATGGACAACTTTCCAGGAGAATGTGACATCCCAGAATTGACttgagaagaaatagaaaacccaaACAGACCTGTAACATGATAAAATCACTTTTGGTTTAAAAAGTGAACAAGCTCAGCTCCtatgtttctattaaaaaatgatAAGAAGCCTACCCCTCACTACCCTAAATGAGTTGAGAGAGGTAACTGGATGAGATTGGGGTGCACAATTCTTAAGTTGAGGAAATTGGGCCTTCCTTCTTCCTCACCCAAGGAAGCCATGGCAGCTCTCAGGACCAGCGATTTTCAGACAAGGGAAGTAAGTGTCTCATCTTCAAGCAGAGAGCCAGGACTAGATGAATGATACCGTCCCCTTTCTTGAAATCACATATGCTAGCAGACAAAGAAACCTCGAACCCGAGCCCTGTACCACCTGTAAGCATTTTTCATCCTTGCCATTCACATGAAAAACGGTCTCTCCCAGAGAAGGAAGCAGCTCTAATTTCGTCAGGTTCTGAAAACTGTGACCTTAGCCCCACTGCATCATCCCTCTCTCGGACCTCAGTTCTCCCGGGAGTGCAGAGTCCTGGGGCCCCAGCCTTACCGAGTTTCCAGGCCATCAATatattccttcttctttttccgGCTTTCTTGTGCCGACTGTTTGTTTCGGATTTTCCGGCGAATTTTTTTCAGCACTCGTTCCTCATACTGCAAAGTGACACAGGGAGGTGGCTGAGTCAGTCCGGAGGATCCATTCTCCCTACAACTTCACGCCGTTATCTTCTCATGGGAGCCATCCCAGACTCAGGTCTACCCTGGGGGCAGACCCCTAATGACTTGAAGACCAGGTTTTCTGCCCCTGAATTCCTGCAGAGCCTCTAGGCGGGGGTTCTGGGTCCCAGCTCCCAATCCCAGTCGGTCACTGGGTACCGACTTTGTGCGCTGGTGAAATCGCGCCACCTTCTGGCCACCTTGGGAACAGCGCCCTTCCCAGTGCCGGTTGTTATCAAGACTTAGAGATGTcttcagactggaaaggcaaaTTTGGGTATTGATGCTTAGTGAACAGGCTGGGTGGGGACTGTGGCCAGCCAGAGAGCCCCACTGAGTTGTCTCTGAGGATGATTTTTCTGACTCCGATAACCGACACGTCCTAACATTCTAATGCAAGAAACCTAAAGGTGAGACTCGTGGGCAGGTAGCTGCAGGAAAGGGGCAAGCCTGGTAGCCAGGGGCCCCACTGGCTCACCTTGGTGAGGGGCAGCTGTGTGGGCAGGGTGATGCCTTCTTTGGCCAGCAGCTTCTTCTCATCCTCCGTCAGCACCAGCTCCTGGCAGTGCCCGGTCCCAGGTCGCAACAGGTGGGGGGCTGCCAGGTGATGTTGCTGTGGGGAAACCAGGAGAATTGCTTTAGGGCTAGTGAGAGCTTTGGGGAAATAAGAGACATCAGATCTGAGAAACTATCGATCCGTCTGCTGTAGCGTGCCCGCTGGCACTAGGGCTCAAAAGAACCAGCGCACAGacctctgacccagcaattccacttccaggaatTAATCTTACAGATACAAGTTTGTCATTTGTTTAACAAATAGTCACTCGACAGCTATGTATTTAGCACCTActccatgccaggcactgctctgggcTCTGAACACTCATGGCAGTGCCGTCTGCAACAGCAGAGGGGAAATCCGACAAACAGGGACAAGCTAAACAAGCGAGCCTCCGGGAAACAGGGGTGAAGGGCGCGTCTCCCCACGTGCCCATTTGTACATTTGGAACTTGGACTGTGTGAGTGCATTTGCCTATTgcaacaattttaaaattaaatttaaattatgaaatagaaacactaaaaattaaagaatcttGTCGTCTGAGTGCCAAGTCTTAGCAATGTCACAGGGTGGAATGGGAGGCTCAGGAGTAAAGGGGGAGACTGGGGCAGTCTCCCATTCATCGGATCAAACTCCACTCCCTAGAATTCCAGACCATCGATCAGCACAACCATTGTCTCTCTTAGGGTCCAAACCTCAGTgtgctcatctgcaaaatggggatacgATCTCCTACTTTCCAAGGTCATCCACACACAGATATGCAACAATATTAAACTTAATGCATTTACAAAGGCCAGTTAGCATTTCCAAAGTAGTCATTCATGTTTCCTATCCTTCAAGACCTGCTGAAgttctgcctcctccaggaagccttcttggACTTGCCTCTCTCTTTATCAATACACTTCCATGAGTAGTCAGTTGTCCCCTCTTGACCATGAGGTCCTCAGGGGCTGAGTACACAGCTGGTGATCACCTCACATCTCTTAAGTTGGGAGGGGCATTCTGGCCTTGTTTCGAGGTTGTCAGGACAACTTTGGGCATCAGGCAAACtggagttcaaatcctgactcagcCACTTGTTTGCTGTGTAACTTtgtggcttaacctctctgggccttggcttgcttatctgtgaaatggggacactAATTGGGTTGGCAGCTCTGGTTTACTGATAGAGGAAATAGATGGCCCTTGGTCAACATGCAATGGGCACAATAGGTCCAATGGGCCAGCCCAGGAATTGAGCCTGCAGCAGCTGTGTGACTTAGGGCAAATTACTGAACCCCTCTGTGCCCATTTGCTCCTATGTAAAATTGAGATAAGAATCTGAATCTTCATGGGTTGCTATGAATTAAGAAATAACCCATTTAACCACTTAGAAGCGTGGCCGACCTATAGCAGGTGCTCGGTGAGTttcagctattattattatttttttactacCACTATCGTAGGACGTGCCCCAGCCCCGGAGACAAGAGAACTCGAGACTGGGACCTGCTGACTTGCTCtgcatgtgaccttggacagacgTCACCCCTGTCTGTGGCTGCCTTCCAGTCTCTGAAGTGGAGGCAGCGGGGCACCCGGGACCGCCGCCCCCCAGCCCCGCCGCCCCGGCGGACGGGCAGGGCGGCTCACCGCGGCCCCACCGCTGCCGGAGAGCAGGAGGTCCTTCACCGTGGGGCTGCGGCGCGGAGGCAAGTCGGCCGGCCCAGCCCGCTCCTCGGTGTGCAGTCCTGGGCTCCACGCTTCTGACGGggcaggtggggaaagagacagggagacagtCGGGGGGGGCCCTGAGGTCCCAGCTTCTACCTGCTTCCTCCAGCAAAGCTCCCAGGACTGACCTCGGTGTGCTAGGGACTCGTGGCGCAGCTTAGGGCCCCCGGGCCTGGGTTGAAGGGGGCAGCCCCAACTGATGCCTCAGTCTTCCTCTGCCACAGCACAGGAACCCAAGTTCATCAGGACTTTATCAGGAGCCCGCTGCCAGCCCAAGAGGGAGCGGCCGTTATCACCCAGGATTAAAGGCTAGATCTGCAGCCAGCCTGGCCTTATCGCCCCCTCGGGGCAGGGACCAGGTCTGATTCACCTGCGGTTCCCTCCCACCAGGTACCTAGCACACCATAGGTGCTCTGGAGAGCCCCAGACTTCAGTCAGACAACCTTCGGTTCTAATCCCCGACCGGgcagagctgtgtgaccttgggtaagtgatGAAACGTCTCTCAGCCTTAGTTTTGTCAAGTCTCCAATGGGACAAATAGGAGCTCCCGCCCCACTGCGAGGCTCAGGAGGCAAAAGATGCCCTGCTGGGGGCATCTTCTGCACGAGACTTGTTCCCCAGATCCAGAAGGTGCACCCCAAGGCCTGAGCTCCCATGACCTCACACACTTTCACTGAGCATCTACTGGGACCCAGGCATGGGAGGCACAAAACCGAGGTTGCCAGCATGGTGTCTGGGGCTGGAGTCAGCCTGGCAGGGTGGCATCCCAGCTCTGTGGCTcttttttttgaaacttttttaaaatggagatactgggtattgaatccaggacttcatgcatgttaagcacacactctaccactgaactccaCCCCCCCACCCAGCTCTAAAGCTCTGACTCATCCCCTAACCATCTGCAAAATGAGCCCACAACAGCGTCCGAGCACCCACCTCAAAGGGCGGGTATGTGTGTACAGTGCCTGGAACAAGGTGACGGTAGTGAATGAAGACACGGAACTCACCCAGGTCTATGGCCACGGAGGCCTCGAGCCCGTGGGCTACTGGCCCAGGGtgcctggtggggcaggggggCCCAGGATGGTAGGAGAGGCAGAGCTCCTTGCCAGACTCCGTGGTTTGGCAGCTGACTGGGGTGACAGCCACCCCACCACGTGGAGGGGTGTCTTGGGGGTCAGAGGGCAGATCTTCTGAGATGCCACTGTCACTGCCTGCAGGAGACCAGGTCGGGGAGTTGGGCACTGAATCTCCAGAACCCAGAATGGAGTTGAGGAAATCATCAGAGTCCGGGCCTGGCAGGACCTGCTGGGAGGGAGAAGGATGAGTGGGAATTAGGAGGCCTATGCTTTGCTTTGAAtcgctgtgtgactctgggcaagccactgaccctctctgggcttcacttATCCCTTCTGCAAGGTGGAAAGAACTAATGTTCTTGCCTCTGGTGTTGGTGCCTGAAAACAATCCGACCATGTTGAGGCACGAGCCCCAAGCTGAAGTCTGAGCCCAGCTCCAAAATCCTGTGTGACCCAGGACAAGTTACCACCCCTCTCagggccttggtttccccaccTTTAAGAAGGTAAAGTCACCTGCCCCTTAGGATAGCTGAGAGGTTAAGCACAATAACGTGCTTTGCTAAAATCGCCCACCATGAGCAGTGAATGCACAGAGCTGAGCGGAGTTCTGGCTCTGGCCCCCAGTGCCTGCAGTCGGTTATCACCTGATCGTCGACATGGCCCCAGTCCTCGCCCAGCTCTATGTGTCTCAAGATGCCATCCT of Vicugna pacos chromosome 22, VicPac4, whole genome shotgun sequence contains these proteins:
- the SIRT6 gene encoding NAD-dependent protein deacylase sirtuin-6 isoform X1; protein product: MSVNYAAGLSPYADKGKCGLPEVFDPPEELEQKVWELAQLVWQSSSVVFHTGAGISTASGIPDFRGPHGVWTMEEQGLAPKFDTTFENARPTKTHMALVQLERVGLLRFLVSQNVDGLHVRSGFPRDKLAELHGNMFVEECVKCKTQYVRDTVVGSMGLKATGRLCTVAKSRGLRACRGELRDTILDWEDALPDRDLALADEASRNADLSVTLGTSLQIRPSGNLPLATKRRGGRLVIVNLQPTKHDRHADLRIHGYVDEVMIRLMKHLGLEIPAWDGPRVLERALPPLPRPPAPKLETKEEPPAQHNGQAPASPKQEPTAEPSAQHNGSGPASPKRERLDSPVPHRPPKRVKAEVVSS
- the SIRT6 gene encoding NAD-dependent protein deacylase sirtuin-6 isoform X3; translation: MSVNYAAGLSPYADKGKCGLPEVFDPPEELEQKVWELAQLVWQSSSVVFHTGAGISTASGIPDFRGPHGVWTMEEQGLAPKFDTTFENARPTKTHMALVQLERVGLLRFLVSQNVDGLHVRSGFPRDKLAELHGNMFVEECVKCKTQYVRDTVVGSMGLKATGRLCTVAKSRGLRACRGELRDTILDWEDALPDRDLALADEASRNADLSVTLGTSLQIRPSGNLPLATKRRGGRLVIVNLQPTKHDRHADLRIHGYVDEVMIRLMKHLGLEIPAWDGPRVLELTLLLVSVLGGSPQGAESWAPDSGADLPFIAPPFSSGGLGRSILSLDPDLGAYTPGTCSSP
- the SIRT6 gene encoding NAD-dependent protein deacylase sirtuin-6 isoform X2 — its product is MSVNYAAGLSPYADKGKCGLPEVFDPPEELEQKVWELAQLVWQSSSVVFHTGAGISTASGIPDFRGPHGVWTMEEQGLAPKFDTTFENARPTKTHMALVQLERVGLLRFLVSQNVDGLHVRSGFPRDKLAELHGNMFVEECVKCKTQYVRDTVVGSMGLKATGRLCTVAKSRGLRACRGELRDTILDWEDALPDRDLALADEASSLTGQEEDCRYSCQGAQTHHASRAPGTRTCPSPWAPPCKSGLVGTCHWPPSAAEAGWSSSTFSPPSMTVMPTCVSMAM
- the CREB3L3 gene encoding cyclic AMP-responsive element-binding protein 3-like protein 3 isoform X1, whose translation is MDGDLAAGKMTSSTSPTGPIDSLELLDLLFDRQDGILRHIELGEDWGHVDDQVLPGPDSDDFLNSILGSGDSVPNSPTWSPAGSDSGISEDLPSDPQDTPPRGGVAVTPVSCQTTESGKELCLSYHPGPPCPTRHPGPVAHGLEASVAIDLEAWSPGLHTEERAGPADLPPRRSPTVKDLLLSGSGGDLMQHHLAAPHLLRPGTGHCQELVLTEDEKKLLAKEGITLPTQLPLTKYEERVLKKIRRKIRNKQSAQESRKKKKEYIDGLETRMSACTAQNQELQRKVLHLEKQNLSLLEQLKKLQAIVVQSTTKSAHTGTCIAVLLFSFALIVLPSISPFASNKAESPGDFTPVRVFSRTLHNDAASRVAPDAAPGSEAPGPWPEAGVLQEGSQGSPGGYWGSRDTPSVDNSTEDLDNSTLVQGTEMKELDRATLLDCAPPKPALSPGQVGLEAAGGEL
- the CREB3L3 gene encoding cyclic AMP-responsive element-binding protein 3-like protein 3 isoform X2: MDGDLAAGKMTSSTSPTGPIDSLELLDLLFDRQDGILRHIELGEDWGHVDDQQVLPGPDSDDFLNSILGSGDSVPNSPTWSPAGSDSGISEDLPSDPQDTPPRGGVAVTPVSCQTTESGKELCLSYHPGPPCPTRHPGPVAHGLEASVAIDLEAWSPGLHTEERAGPADLPPRRSPTVKDLLLSGSGGAQHHLAAPHLLRPGTGHCQELVLTEDEKKLLAKEGITLPTQLPLTKYEERVLKKIRRKIRNKQSAQESRKKKKEYIDGLETRMSACTAQNQELQRKVLHLEKQNLSLLEQLKKLQAIVVQSTTKSAHTGTCIAVLLFSFALIVLPSISPFASNKAESPGDFTPVRVFSRTLHNDAASRVAPDAAPGSEAPGPWPEAGVLQEGSQGSPGGYWGSRDTPSVDNSTEDLDNSTLVQGTEMKELDRATLLDCAPPKPALSPGQVGLEAAGGEL
- the CREB3L3 gene encoding cyclic AMP-responsive element-binding protein 3-like protein 3 isoform X3, which produces MDGDLAAGKMTSSTSPTGPIDSLELLDLLFDRQDGILRHIELGEDWGHVDDQQVLPGPDSDDFLNSILGSGDSVPNSPTWSPAGSDSGISEDLPSDPQDTPPRGGVAVTPVSCQTTESGKELCLSYHPGPPCPTRHPGPVAHGLEASVAIDLEAWSPGLHTEERAGPADLPPRRSPTVKDLLLSGSGGDLMQHHLAAPHLLRPGTGHCQELVLTEDEKKLLAKEGITLPTQLPLTKYEERVLKKIRRKIRNKQSAQESRKKKKEYIDGLETRMSACTAQNQELQRKVLHLEKQNLSLLEQLKKLQAIVVQSTTKSAHTGTCIAVLLFSFALIVLPSISPFASNKAESPGDFTPVRVFSRTLHNDAASRVAPDAAPGSEAPGPWPEAGVLQEGSQGSPGGYWGSRDTPSVDNSTEDLDNSTLVQGTEMKELDRATLLDCAPPKPALSPGQVGLEAAGGEL